From the genome of Triticum aestivum cultivar Chinese Spring chromosome 3B, IWGSC CS RefSeq v2.1, whole genome shotgun sequence, one region includes:
- the LOC123069911 gene encoding protein ALTERED PHOSPHATE STARVATION RESPONSE 1 isoform X2, whose amino-acid sequence MGCAQSKIDQEEAVCRCRDRKRLMADAVQARNAFAAAHSAYTVLLKSTGGALSDFAHGEAPDPSMIASHSHQAAVAAAAAGASASAPPPPTTTTVLIPPSPPPPPFMDFPHGSLQRSSSTPNIPMPDPRAATKNRAPASAAIQEDEDGEEDGGHIITDSDDDDDDDDDDDDDDDDDDDDDDDDDDDEDDDNDHDDEDHHEHDDFRMDDTVHGHPPKRGVMESMGSSPVPPPPPPQLNPSPITPASATPPPPMPEAQMATWDYFFGPTPTPPPTLEQQTDDTWMDRREKESVPVMNPAVGEASAPSRGAEEWAERPPQTALEKAKAIDAANLPPSKPIVRKPPKAPGLQPEVHHQHASSMGSVETWKGKIMMVSASLLQIIAQLDDNFLKSSESAHDVSKKLEATRMHYHSNHADSRGHIDHSTKIMHVITWNRSFKNLPDQEDLGVNFEIDERFETHATVLDRMLAWEKKLYDEVKAGELMKIDYQKKVDLLHKQKKRGVKLETLEKTKAAVSHLHTSMAKMWSSMHRHHKSQFLIISGIRAFEVPPVPRETTDLHYKQTCELRDIVREWHMQFDKLMDHQKGYIRALNAWLKLNLISIESNLKEKVSSPPRQVEPPIKNLLYAWHDQLERLPVELAKTAIKSFTEVISNIVLLQEEEVSLRRRCEETRRDLDRKKAQFEDWHRRYTERKASQGEEANPEAANTPSLDHVNERRIAIEEVEIRLKEEEKLHLRLVRQVREKTLANLRMHLPELFRNMADFSFFCHDMYSSLRKSAVLPMLRDEVQG is encoded by the exons ATGGGGTGCGCACAGTCCAAGATCGACCAGGAGGAGGCGGTGTGCCGCTGCCGGGATCGGAAGCGGCTCATGGCTGACGCTGTCCAGGCGCGCAACGCCTTCGCCGCCGCCCATTCGGCTTACACCGTCCTCCTCAAGAGCACCGGTGGCGCGCTCTCGGACTTCGCCCATGGCGAGGCGCCCGACCCCAGCATGATAGCCTCCCATTCCCACCAGGCCGCCGTTGCGGCGGCCGCAGCCGGagcctcggcctctgcgcctccgcCCCCGACCACCACTACTGTCCTCATCCCTCCCTCCCCCCCGCCCCCGCCCTTCATGGACTTCCCTCATGGTAGCCTCCAGCGCTCCTCGTCAACCCCCAACATCCCCATGCCCGATCCCCGGGCTGCCACCAAGAACCGCGCCCCAGCTAGTGCTGCTATCCAGGAGGATGAGGATGGCGAGGAGGACGGTGGCCATATCATAACtgacagcgatgatgatgatgatgatgatgatgatgatgatgatgatgatgatgatgatgatgatgatgatgatgatgatgatgatgatgaggacgatgacaACGACCACGACGACGAGGATCACCACGAGCATGACGATTTCAGAATGGATGATACGGTGCACGGACATCCGCCAAAGAGAGGGGTGATGGAAAGTATGGGATCTTCTCCagtgccaccaccgccaccaccgcagcTAAACCCATCCCCAATAACGCCTGCGTCTGCGACACCACCGCCCCCCATGCCGGAGGCTCAAATGGCTACCTGGGACTACTTCTTCGGTCCAACCCCCACACCACCGCCCACCCTGGAGCAGCAAACTGATGATACTTGGATGGATAGGCGGGAGAAGGAGTCAGTGCCAGTGATGAATCCAGCTGTTGGTGAGGCATCTGCACCATCACGTGGTGCTGAGGAGTGGGCGGAGCGGCCACCACAGACAGCACTGGAGAAGGCGAAGGCCATCGATGCAGCAAACCTTCCCCCGTCGAAGCCGATTGTTAGGAAGCCACCCAAGGCACCTGGCCTGCAACCAGAAGTACACCACCAGCATGCCTCGTCCATGGGCTCAGTTGAGACCTGGAAAGGGAAGATTATGATGGTGTCTGCCAGCTTACTGCAGATTATTGCTCAGCTTGATGATAACTTTCTCAAGTCTTCGGAGAGTGCACATGATGTGTCAAAAAAGCTTGAGGCCACACGGATGCATTACCACTCCAACCATGCTGACAGTCGAG GACATATTGATCATTCTACGAAAATCATGCATGTTATCACATGGAATCGCTCCTTCAAGAATTTACCGGACCAAGAGGATTTAGGTGTTAATTTCGAGATTGATGAACGATTCGAAACTCATGCCACAGTTCTCGACCGGATGCTTGCCTGGGAGAAAAAATTGTATGATGAAGTGAAG GCAGGGGAACTTATGAAAATTGATTATCAAAAGAAGGTTGATCTACTGCATAAACAAAAGAAACGTGGTGTTAAACTTGAAACCCTTGAGAAgacaaaggccgccgttagccacTTGCACACAAG CATGGCAAAAATGTGGAGTTCTATGCACCGTCATCACAAGAGCCAGTTTTTGATCATATCGGGGATCAGAGCTTTTGAGGTACCGCCTGTTCCAAGGGAGACAACTGATTTGCATTATAAGCAGACCTGTGAGCTACGTGACATTGTCAGGGAGTGGCATATGCAGTTTGACAAACTTATGGACCATCAGAAAGGGTACATCAGAGCACTCAATGCATGGTTGAAGCTTAATCTCATCTCCATCGAGAGCAATCTGAAGGAGAAGGTATCCTCCCCTCCAAGGCAGGTGGAACCACCTATCAAGAATCTGCTATATGCCTGGCACGACCAGCTTGAGAGGCTTCCCGTCGAACTTGCCAAAACTGCCATTAAAAGCTTTACTGAAGTCATAAGCAATATTGTACTGCTTCAGGAAGAGGAGGTCAGCCTAAGGCGGAGGTGTGAGGAAACTCGCAGGGATCTTGACCGTAAGAAGGCACAGTTTGAAGACTGGCATCGTAGGTACACAGAAAGAAAGGCATCCCAGGGTGAGGAAGCTAACCCCGAAGCAGCCAATACTCCAAGCCTAGATCATGTCAACGAGAGGAGAATAGCCATTGAGGAAGTAGAAATCAGGCTGAAGGAAGAGGAGAAGCTCCACCTTAGGCTTGTGAGGCAGGTGAGGGAGAAGACGCTGGCAAACCTCCGGATGCACCTGCCAGAGCTCTTCAGAAACATGGCGGACTTTTCGTTCTTCTGCCATGACATGTACAGTAGCTTGAGAAAATCTGCAGTGCTGCCAATGCTCAGAGACGAGGTTCAAGGTTGA
- the LOC123069911 gene encoding protein ALTERED PHOSPHATE STARVATION RESPONSE 1 isoform X1 — MGCAQSKIDQEEAVCRCRDRKRLMADAVQARNAFAAAHSAYTVLLKSTGGALSDFAHGEAPDPSMIASHSHQAAVAAAAAGASASAPPPPTTTTVLIPPSPPPPPFMDFPHGSLQRSSSTPNIPMPDPRAATKNRAPASAAIQEDEDGEEDGGHIITDSDDDDDDDDDDDDDDDDDDDDDDDDDDDEDDDNDHDDEDHHEHDDFRMDDTVHGHPPKRGVMESMGSSPVPPPPPPQLNPSPITPASATPPPPMPEAQMATWDYFFGPTPTPPPTLEQQTDDTWMDRREKESVPVMNPAVGEASAPSRGAEEWAERPPQTALEKAKAIDAANLPPSKPIVRKPPKAPGLQPEVHHQHASSMGSVETWKGKIMMVSASLLQIIAQLDDNFLKSSESAHDVSKKLEATRMHYHSNHADSRGHIDHSTKIMHVITWNRSFKNLPDQEDLGVNFEIDERFETHATVLDRMLAWEKKLYDEVKAGELMKIDYQKKVDLLHKQKKRGVKLETLEKTKAAVSHLHTRYIVDMQSMDSTVSEINRLRDKQLYPKLVDLVDGMAKMWSSMHRHHKSQFLIISGIRAFEVPPVPRETTDLHYKQTCELRDIVREWHMQFDKLMDHQKGYIRALNAWLKLNLISIESNLKEKVSSPPRQVEPPIKNLLYAWHDQLERLPVELAKTAIKSFTEVISNIVLLQEEEVSLRRRCEETRRDLDRKKAQFEDWHRRYTERKASQGEEANPEAANTPSLDHVNERRIAIEEVEIRLKEEEKLHLRLVRQVREKTLANLRMHLPELFRNMADFSFFCHDMYSSLRKSAVLPMLRDEVQG, encoded by the exons ATGGGGTGCGCACAGTCCAAGATCGACCAGGAGGAGGCGGTGTGCCGCTGCCGGGATCGGAAGCGGCTCATGGCTGACGCTGTCCAGGCGCGCAACGCCTTCGCCGCCGCCCATTCGGCTTACACCGTCCTCCTCAAGAGCACCGGTGGCGCGCTCTCGGACTTCGCCCATGGCGAGGCGCCCGACCCCAGCATGATAGCCTCCCATTCCCACCAGGCCGCCGTTGCGGCGGCCGCAGCCGGagcctcggcctctgcgcctccgcCCCCGACCACCACTACTGTCCTCATCCCTCCCTCCCCCCCGCCCCCGCCCTTCATGGACTTCCCTCATGGTAGCCTCCAGCGCTCCTCGTCAACCCCCAACATCCCCATGCCCGATCCCCGGGCTGCCACCAAGAACCGCGCCCCAGCTAGTGCTGCTATCCAGGAGGATGAGGATGGCGAGGAGGACGGTGGCCATATCATAACtgacagcgatgatgatgatgatgatgatgatgatgatgatgatgatgatgatgatgatgatgatgatgatgatgatgatgatgatgatgaggacgatgacaACGACCACGACGACGAGGATCACCACGAGCATGACGATTTCAGAATGGATGATACGGTGCACGGACATCCGCCAAAGAGAGGGGTGATGGAAAGTATGGGATCTTCTCCagtgccaccaccgccaccaccgcagcTAAACCCATCCCCAATAACGCCTGCGTCTGCGACACCACCGCCCCCCATGCCGGAGGCTCAAATGGCTACCTGGGACTACTTCTTCGGTCCAACCCCCACACCACCGCCCACCCTGGAGCAGCAAACTGATGATACTTGGATGGATAGGCGGGAGAAGGAGTCAGTGCCAGTGATGAATCCAGCTGTTGGTGAGGCATCTGCACCATCACGTGGTGCTGAGGAGTGGGCGGAGCGGCCACCACAGACAGCACTGGAGAAGGCGAAGGCCATCGATGCAGCAAACCTTCCCCCGTCGAAGCCGATTGTTAGGAAGCCACCCAAGGCACCTGGCCTGCAACCAGAAGTACACCACCAGCATGCCTCGTCCATGGGCTCAGTTGAGACCTGGAAAGGGAAGATTATGATGGTGTCTGCCAGCTTACTGCAGATTATTGCTCAGCTTGATGATAACTTTCTCAAGTCTTCGGAGAGTGCACATGATGTGTCAAAAAAGCTTGAGGCCACACGGATGCATTACCACTCCAACCATGCTGACAGTCGAG GACATATTGATCATTCTACGAAAATCATGCATGTTATCACATGGAATCGCTCCTTCAAGAATTTACCGGACCAAGAGGATTTAGGTGTTAATTTCGAGATTGATGAACGATTCGAAACTCATGCCACAGTTCTCGACCGGATGCTTGCCTGGGAGAAAAAATTGTATGATGAAGTGAAG GCAGGGGAACTTATGAAAATTGATTATCAAAAGAAGGTTGATCTACTGCATAAACAAAAGAAACGTGGTGTTAAACTTGAAACCCTTGAGAAgacaaaggccgccgttagccacTTGCACACAAGGTACATAGTGGATATGCAATCCATGGATTCAACAGTTTCAGAAATAAATCGTCTACGTGATAAACAGCTATACCCGAAGTTAGTGGACCTTGTCGATGG CATGGCAAAAATGTGGAGTTCTATGCACCGTCATCACAAGAGCCAGTTTTTGATCATATCGGGGATCAGAGCTTTTGAGGTACCGCCTGTTCCAAGGGAGACAACTGATTTGCATTATAAGCAGACCTGTGAGCTACGTGACATTGTCAGGGAGTGGCATATGCAGTTTGACAAACTTATGGACCATCAGAAAGGGTACATCAGAGCACTCAATGCATGGTTGAAGCTTAATCTCATCTCCATCGAGAGCAATCTGAAGGAGAAGGTATCCTCCCCTCCAAGGCAGGTGGAACCACCTATCAAGAATCTGCTATATGCCTGGCACGACCAGCTTGAGAGGCTTCCCGTCGAACTTGCCAAAACTGCCATTAAAAGCTTTACTGAAGTCATAAGCAATATTGTACTGCTTCAGGAAGAGGAGGTCAGCCTAAGGCGGAGGTGTGAGGAAACTCGCAGGGATCTTGACCGTAAGAAGGCACAGTTTGAAGACTGGCATCGTAGGTACACAGAAAGAAAGGCATCCCAGGGTGAGGAAGCTAACCCCGAAGCAGCCAATACTCCAAGCCTAGATCATGTCAACGAGAGGAGAATAGCCATTGAGGAAGTAGAAATCAGGCTGAAGGAAGAGGAGAAGCTCCACCTTAGGCTTGTGAGGCAGGTGAGGGAGAAGACGCTGGCAAACCTCCGGATGCACCTGCCAGAGCTCTTCAGAAACATGGCGGACTTTTCGTTCTTCTGCCATGACATGTACAGTAGCTTGAGAAAATCTGCAGTGCTGCCAATGCTCAGAGACGAGGTTCAAGGTTGA
- the LOC123069911 gene encoding protein ROLLING AND ERECT LEAF 2 isoform X3 — protein MGCAQSKIDQEEAVCRCRDRKRLMADAVQARNAFAAAHSAYTVLLKSTGGALSDFAHGEAPDPSMIASHSHQAAVAAAAAGASASAPPPPTTTTVLIPPSPPPPPFMDFPHGSLQRSSSTPNIPMPDPRAATKNRAPASAAIQEDEDGEEDGGHIITDSDDDDDDDDDDDDDDDDDDDDDDDDDDDEDDDNDHDDEDHHEHDDFRMDDTVHGHPPKRGVMESMGSSPVPPPPPPQLNPSPITPASATPPPPMPEAQMATWDYFFGPTPTPPPTLEQQTDDTWMDRREKESVPVMNPAVGEASAPSRGAEEWAERPPQTALEKAKAIDAANLPPSKPIVRKPPKAPGLQPEVHHQHASSMGSVETWKGKIMMVSASLLQIIAQLDDNFLKSSESAHDVSKKLEATRMHYHSNHADSRGHIDHSTKIMHVITWNRSFKNLPDQEDLGVNFEIDERFETHATVLDRMLAWEKKLYDEVKAGELMKIDYQKKVDLLHKQKKRGVKLETLEKTKAAVSHLHTRYIVDMQSMDSTVSEINRLRDKQLYPKLVDLVDGTPGKYLPHLTRTTEETTKRQKKFTLASHMQRKTEKKPFPYNGQQTIKRKKAFVVIFRRSTIYICLRTHILFNFGHGLLLSTCFPNISVNASNSLPGQPDHILCNDWRS, from the exons ATGGGGTGCGCACAGTCCAAGATCGACCAGGAGGAGGCGGTGTGCCGCTGCCGGGATCGGAAGCGGCTCATGGCTGACGCTGTCCAGGCGCGCAACGCCTTCGCCGCCGCCCATTCGGCTTACACCGTCCTCCTCAAGAGCACCGGTGGCGCGCTCTCGGACTTCGCCCATGGCGAGGCGCCCGACCCCAGCATGATAGCCTCCCATTCCCACCAGGCCGCCGTTGCGGCGGCCGCAGCCGGagcctcggcctctgcgcctccgcCCCCGACCACCACTACTGTCCTCATCCCTCCCTCCCCCCCGCCCCCGCCCTTCATGGACTTCCCTCATGGTAGCCTCCAGCGCTCCTCGTCAACCCCCAACATCCCCATGCCCGATCCCCGGGCTGCCACCAAGAACCGCGCCCCAGCTAGTGCTGCTATCCAGGAGGATGAGGATGGCGAGGAGGACGGTGGCCATATCATAACtgacagcgatgatgatgatgatgatgatgatgatgatgatgatgatgatgatgatgatgatgatgatgatgatgatgatgatgatgatgaggacgatgacaACGACCACGACGACGAGGATCACCACGAGCATGACGATTTCAGAATGGATGATACGGTGCACGGACATCCGCCAAAGAGAGGGGTGATGGAAAGTATGGGATCTTCTCCagtgccaccaccgccaccaccgcagcTAAACCCATCCCCAATAACGCCTGCGTCTGCGACACCACCGCCCCCCATGCCGGAGGCTCAAATGGCTACCTGGGACTACTTCTTCGGTCCAACCCCCACACCACCGCCCACCCTGGAGCAGCAAACTGATGATACTTGGATGGATAGGCGGGAGAAGGAGTCAGTGCCAGTGATGAATCCAGCTGTTGGTGAGGCATCTGCACCATCACGTGGTGCTGAGGAGTGGGCGGAGCGGCCACCACAGACAGCACTGGAGAAGGCGAAGGCCATCGATGCAGCAAACCTTCCCCCGTCGAAGCCGATTGTTAGGAAGCCACCCAAGGCACCTGGCCTGCAACCAGAAGTACACCACCAGCATGCCTCGTCCATGGGCTCAGTTGAGACCTGGAAAGGGAAGATTATGATGGTGTCTGCCAGCTTACTGCAGATTATTGCTCAGCTTGATGATAACTTTCTCAAGTCTTCGGAGAGTGCACATGATGTGTCAAAAAAGCTTGAGGCCACACGGATGCATTACCACTCCAACCATGCTGACAGTCGAG GACATATTGATCATTCTACGAAAATCATGCATGTTATCACATGGAATCGCTCCTTCAAGAATTTACCGGACCAAGAGGATTTAGGTGTTAATTTCGAGATTGATGAACGATTCGAAACTCATGCCACAGTTCTCGACCGGATGCTTGCCTGGGAGAAAAAATTGTATGATGAAGTGAAG GCAGGGGAACTTATGAAAATTGATTATCAAAAGAAGGTTGATCTACTGCATAAACAAAAGAAACGTGGTGTTAAACTTGAAACCCTTGAGAAgacaaaggccgccgttagccacTTGCACACAAGGTACATAGTGGATATGCAATCCATGGATTCAACAGTTTCAGAAATAAATCGTCTACGTGATAAACAGCTATACCCGAAGTTAGTGGACCTTGTCGATGG CACACCAGGAAAGTACCTCCCACATCTGACACGAACCACTGAAGAAACCACAAAAAGGCAAAAGAAGTTTACCCTCGCCTCTCACATGCAAAGGAAGACTGAGAAAAAACCCTTCCCCTATAATGGCCAACAAACTATCAAGAGGAAGAAAGCTTTTGTCGTTATCTTCAGAagatccaccatatatatatgtctTCGTACCCATATACTGTTCAATTTTGGGCATGGTTTGCTATTAAGCACTTGTTTTCCAAATATATCTGTcaatgcatccaattcattgccaGGACAGCCGGACCATATTTTGTGCAACGATTGGAGAAGTTAG